The following coding sequences are from one Streptomyces sp. NBC_01485 window:
- a CDS encoding LLM class flavin-dependent oxidoreductase, producing MAAGETAAGETATDATATDATAADEIRGVAQGSAPTPLSVLDLVTVGSGRTATDALRTSVDLARFTEARGFHRYWVAEHHSMPGVASSSPAVILAHLAAHTDRIRLGSGGVMLPNHAPLVIAEQFGTLEALAPRRVDLGLGRAPGTDGATAAALRRTERLHEGADDFPEQLAELTRFLDDDFPDGHPYRRVHAIPGPVQGTSPGGVQSAHRPPVWLLGSSGFSARLAGVLGLPFAFAHHFSAQNTVPALDLYRESFRPSAVLTEPYALIGVSVLAADDEREARRQVLATGLNMVRLRGGRPGLFPSPEEAEAHQFSPLEREFVDSWTANIIHGTADEVRTGLDGLHKRTGADELMLTSHAHRGELRLRSYELVADAYGLPTA from the coding sequence GTGGCGGCAGGCGAGACGGCGGCAGGCGAGACGGCGACCGATGCGACGGCGACCGACGCGACCGCGGCGGACGAGATCCGGGGCGTCGCGCAGGGCAGCGCCCCGACCCCCCTCTCCGTACTGGACCTGGTCACCGTCGGCTCCGGCCGTACCGCCACCGACGCCCTGCGCACCAGCGTCGACCTCGCGCGGTTCACCGAGGCGCGCGGCTTCCACCGCTACTGGGTCGCCGAGCACCACTCGATGCCGGGCGTCGCCTCCTCCTCGCCCGCGGTGATCCTCGCCCACCTCGCCGCCCACACCGACCGCATCCGGCTCGGCTCGGGCGGCGTGATGCTGCCCAACCACGCGCCCCTCGTCATCGCCGAGCAGTTCGGCACCCTGGAGGCGCTGGCCCCGCGCCGCGTCGACCTCGGTCTCGGCCGCGCCCCGGGCACCGACGGGGCGACGGCCGCCGCCCTGCGCCGCACCGAGCGGCTGCACGAGGGCGCCGACGACTTCCCCGAGCAGCTCGCCGAGCTCACCCGCTTCCTGGACGACGACTTCCCCGACGGCCACCCCTACCGCCGTGTCCACGCGATCCCCGGCCCGGTCCAGGGCACGTCCCCGGGCGGAGTGCAGTCGGCGCACCGGCCGCCGGTCTGGCTGCTGGGCTCCTCCGGCTTCAGCGCCCGGCTGGCCGGTGTGCTCGGTCTGCCCTTCGCCTTCGCGCACCACTTCTCCGCGCAGAACACCGTCCCGGCCCTCGACCTGTACCGGGAGTCCTTCCGGCCGTCCGCGGTGCTCACCGAGCCGTACGCGCTGATCGGCGTCTCCGTGCTCGCCGCCGACGACGAGCGCGAGGCCCGCCGGCAGGTCCTGGCCACCGGCCTCAACATGGTCCGCCTGCGCGGCGGCCGGCCCGGCCTGTTCCCCTCCCCCGAGGAGGCGGAGGCGCATCAATTCAGCCCGCTGGAGCGGGAGTTCGTCGACTCCTGGACCGCGAACATCATCCACGGCACCGCCGACGAGGTCCGCACCGGCCTCGACGGCCTCCACAAGCGCACCGGCGCCGACGAGTTGATGCTCACCAGCCACGCCCACCGCGGCGAGCTGCGCCTGCGCTCCTACGAACTGGTCGCGGACGCCTACGGGTTGCCGACGGCGTAG
- a CDS encoding M6 family metalloprotease domain-containing protein has translation MPRLPRRPRLLQRPRLRSTAAVGTTLSALAANCLIGGPSVAEPFAVAPCALTRTAAHHSEGLDTWNAAYPRPARSLDAVMIFLSFPDAAPRTTPAELAADHFPATSRFFRQASYGRFTLRPHPLKHWIRMPKPSTAYAIQRDWKPENRAAYLHDALTATDPQVDFSRYDVVYFVADPDAPGVDSDATKVVNLDTPLRADGTDIRRIVTVFEKHPPDRLVLAHETGHVFDLPDLYHRPADGKGDWDTYVGDWDLMGSQFGLAPDLFAWHKWKLGWLQPRQVACVRGPGPTRLTLEPLGAGPGVPVARAFGAPAFGLGHGVKLAVVRTGPDSVLAFEARGPVGDDHAACRAGILVYRVSSGARSGRGPVEVIDAHPRTEACWENSVYPPLADAPVALGESFTVPGSGDGDGGGGGDGVRVDVEGRTVSGEWTVTITPRAGGRVGHG, from the coding sequence GTGCCGCGACTGCCGCGACGTCCGCGCCTGCTCCAGCGCCCCCGACTGCGCAGTACCGCCGCCGTGGGCACCACCCTCTCGGCACTCGCCGCGAACTGCCTGATCGGCGGCCCCTCGGTCGCCGAACCCTTCGCCGTCGCCCCCTGCGCCCTGACCCGCACCGCCGCCCACCACTCCGAGGGCCTGGACACCTGGAACGCCGCCTACCCCCGTCCGGCCCGCTCCCTCGACGCGGTGATGATCTTCCTGTCCTTCCCGGACGCGGCCCCCCGGACCACCCCCGCCGAACTGGCCGCCGACCACTTCCCCGCCACCAGCCGCTTCTTCCGCCAGGCGTCCTACGGCAGGTTCACCCTGCGCCCACATCCGCTGAAGCACTGGATCCGCATGCCGAAGCCGTCCACCGCGTACGCCATACAGCGCGACTGGAAGCCCGAGAACCGCGCCGCCTACCTGCACGACGCGCTTACCGCCACCGACCCCCAGGTCGACTTCTCCCGCTACGACGTCGTCTACTTCGTCGCCGACCCGGACGCGCCCGGCGTCGACTCGGACGCGACGAAGGTCGTCAACCTGGACACCCCGCTGCGGGCCGACGGCACGGACATCCGCCGGATCGTCACGGTCTTCGAGAAGCATCCCCCGGACCGTCTCGTCCTCGCCCACGAGACCGGCCACGTCTTCGACCTGCCCGACCTCTACCACCGCCCCGCCGACGGCAAGGGCGACTGGGACACCTACGTCGGCGACTGGGACCTGATGGGCAGCCAGTTCGGACTCGCCCCCGACCTGTTCGCCTGGCACAAGTGGAAGCTGGGCTGGCTGCAACCCCGCCAGGTGGCGTGCGTACGGGGACCCGGTCCGACTCGGCTGACCCTGGAACCGCTCGGCGCCGGACCGGGCGTGCCGGTCGCCCGCGCCTTCGGGGCGCCGGCCTTCGGGCTCGGCCACGGCGTCAAGCTCGCGGTGGTGCGCACCGGCCCCGACAGCGTGCTCGCCTTCGAGGCGCGCGGCCCGGTGGGCGACGACCACGCGGCCTGCCGCGCCGGCATCCTCGTCTACCGCGTCAGCAGCGGCGCCCGCTCCGGCCGCGGCCCGGTCGAGGTGATCGACGCCCACCCGCGCACCGAGGCCTGCTGGGAGAACTCCGTCTACCCACCCCTCGCGGACGCCCCGGTCGCCCTCGGCGAGAGCTTCACGGTGCCGGGGAGCGGAGATGGGGACGGGGGCGGGGGCGGAGATGGGGTGCGGGTGGACGTGGAGGGGCGCACGGTGTCGGGGGAGTGGACGGTGACGATCACGCCGAGGGCGGGTGGTCGAGTCGGGCACGGGTGA
- a CDS encoding bifunctional DNA primase/polymerase produces MSSACDETIGVTPDGAAWLASAGTYPRSTLALWEERPHAPVVLPCGSVFDIVSAPAMFGRLMLDRLWGEGPGSGPVAAFRGRTLLFSAPGTAQRLPSLLEWEEWSADGRRDGRAATVPPLLCHGTGDAVTVPALAPALEGASTRWVVAPDTRHPWLPGPEILLWAAVRAARAAVRISISPPQDQDAKVYDVTKRR; encoded by the coding sequence ATGAGCAGCGCATGCGACGAAACCATCGGTGTCACCCCGGACGGCGCCGCCTGGCTGGCCTCCGCCGGGACGTATCCGCGCAGCACGCTCGCCCTCTGGGAGGAGCGGCCGCACGCCCCGGTGGTCCTGCCCTGCGGGTCGGTGTTCGACATCGTCAGCGCGCCGGCGATGTTCGGGCGGCTGATGCTGGACCGGCTGTGGGGCGAGGGGCCGGGCTCCGGTCCGGTGGCCGCGTTCCGGGGGCGGACGCTGCTGTTCTCGGCGCCGGGGACGGCCCAGCGGCTGCCCTCGCTGCTGGAGTGGGAGGAGTGGAGCGCCGACGGCCGCCGGGACGGCCGGGCCGCCACCGTGCCGCCGCTGCTGTGCCACGGCACCGGGGACGCGGTGACCGTGCCCGCGCTCGCCCCGGCGCTGGAAGGTGCTTCGACGCGCTGGGTGGTCGCCCCGGACACCCGTCACCCGTGGCTTCCGGGGCCGGAGATCCTGCTGTGGGCGGCCGTCCGGGCGGCCCGTGCGGCCGTGCGGATTTCGATTTCTCCTCCCCAGGATCAGGATGCTAAGGTCTACGACGTCACCAAGCGCCGCTAG
- a CDS encoding maleate cis-trans isomerase family protein yields MTALGFLYPGHSGEDDYPRIEQLLGSDVRLDVVHTDIGEDARRVDALRRMYAPERLADGVGQVRLAGAEAIVWACTSGGFVHGWDGAQEQVRALATAAGMPASSTSFAFVHAAKEIGVGRVAVGATYPDDVAGLFVEFLRAGGLEVTALSSAGIVTAAEVGALDEAQVLALARAADDPGAEAVLLPDTALHTAAHLPLLEKELGKPVLTANQVTVWEALRLTDRRVNAPGLGALFTREPIVQV; encoded by the coding sequence ATGACCGCACTCGGTTTTCTCTACCCGGGCCACTCGGGCGAGGACGACTACCCCCGTATCGAGCAGCTCCTGGGCAGCGACGTCCGACTGGACGTGGTCCACACCGACATCGGAGAGGACGCGCGCCGCGTCGACGCGCTGCGACGGATGTACGCGCCCGAGCGGCTGGCGGACGGTGTGGGGCAAGTGCGGCTCGCGGGCGCCGAGGCGATCGTGTGGGCCTGCACCAGCGGCGGCTTCGTGCACGGCTGGGACGGCGCGCAGGAGCAGGTGCGCGCCCTGGCCACGGCCGCCGGCATGCCGGCCTCCTCCACCTCGTTCGCCTTCGTGCACGCGGCCAAGGAGATCGGCGTCGGGCGGGTCGCCGTCGGGGCGACGTATCCGGACGACGTGGCCGGGCTGTTCGTCGAGTTCCTGCGGGCGGGCGGGCTGGAGGTGACGGCGCTGAGCAGCGCCGGGATCGTCACCGCCGCCGAGGTCGGAGCCTTGGACGAGGCGCAGGTGCTGGCCCTGGCCCGGGCGGCCGACGACCCCGGCGCCGAGGCGGTCCTGCTGCCCGACACCGCCCTCCACACGGCCGCCCACCTCCCCCTCCTGGAGAAGGAGCTCGGCAAGCCGGTCCTCACCGCCAACCAGGTCACCGTCTGGGAGGCGCTGCGGCTGACGGACCGCCGGGTGAACGCGCCGGGCCTCGGCGCCCTGTTCACCCGGGAGCCGATCGTGCAGGTGTGA
- a CDS encoding putative bifunctional diguanylate cyclase/phosphodiesterase encodes MSGTSEGPTPAADLDRSAVTESDIYSTDSGPGAYQPPAYRSVFAAAPLAMAVVDREGLIVDANDALGALLGGGGARLVGRVASDLLDLASDVRTWHAYREVLRGRQAKLRCTRRLKQPDGRSLWAQVTVSPLDADTPGVLLSVADVSAHRDLQARLRHLQMHDPVTRLPNRTLFFERVSAALEAEAYEQSGTGRIGLCYLDLDGFKAVNDTLGHRVGDRLLAAVADRLTECAEEAGRTRPSVPLVARLGGDEFALLVEDSTGTEQLADLAESVLKTLQAPFDLAGHRLNVSASIGVVERHAAGTTATGLMQAADTTLYWAKVDGKDRWTLFDPERNAHLMTRQALASTLRPAIERGEFRLDYQPLVGMSDGRLRGVEALVRWDHPRFGLLSPNRFVALAEEDGSIVPLGRWILATACRQARQWQVDNPDEPPLFVSVNVAVRQVWDSDLVADVAKVLAETGLAPHLLQLELTESAVMGSAGRPLQALQALSDMGVGIAIDDFGTGYSNLAYLSRLPVSVLKLDGSFVRGFQYEGGGAPNPADEVVVEAMIDLAHRLGLTVTAECVETSAQATRLRSIGCDTGQGWLYSRPVSPDRISELLNTETYAVGNP; translated from the coding sequence GTGAGCGGAACGTCCGAAGGGCCGACGCCCGCGGCAGACCTCGACCGGTCAGCCGTCACAGAGAGTGACATCTACAGCACGGACAGCGGGCCCGGGGCCTACCAGCCTCCGGCCTACCGTTCCGTGTTCGCGGCGGCGCCACTGGCCATGGCCGTGGTCGACCGCGAGGGTCTGATCGTCGACGCCAACGACGCGCTCGGCGCGCTGCTCGGCGGCGGCGGTGCGCGGCTGGTCGGGCGGGTCGCCTCCGACCTGCTGGACCTGGCCTCCGACGTGCGGACCTGGCACGCCTACCGCGAGGTGCTGCGCGGCCGGCAGGCGAAACTGCGCTGCACCCGGCGGCTGAAGCAGCCCGACGGGCGCTCGCTGTGGGCGCAGGTCACCGTCTCCCCGCTGGACGCCGACACGCCCGGCGTGCTGCTGTCCGTAGCCGACGTCAGCGCCCACCGTGACCTCCAGGCCAGGCTGCGGCACCTGCAGATGCACGACCCGGTGACCCGGCTGCCCAACCGCACCCTGTTCTTCGAGCGGGTGTCGGCCGCACTGGAGGCCGAGGCCTACGAGCAGAGCGGAACCGGCCGGATCGGCCTGTGCTACCTGGACCTGGACGGCTTCAAGGCCGTCAACGACACCCTCGGTCACCGCGTCGGCGACCGGCTGCTGGCCGCCGTCGCCGACCGGCTGACGGAGTGCGCGGAGGAGGCCGGGCGGACCCGGCCGAGCGTGCCGCTGGTGGCCCGGCTGGGCGGCGACGAGTTCGCGCTGCTGGTGGAGGACTCCACCGGCACCGAGCAGCTCGCCGACCTCGCCGAGTCCGTCCTCAAGACCCTCCAGGCCCCCTTCGACCTGGCCGGACACCGGCTGAACGTGTCCGCGTCGATCGGCGTCGTGGAGCGGCACGCGGCCGGCACCACCGCGACCGGGCTGATGCAGGCCGCCGACACGACCCTGTACTGGGCGAAGGTCGACGGCAAGGACCGCTGGACGCTGTTCGACCCCGAGCGCAACGCCCATCTGATGACCCGCCAGGCCCTGGCCTCCACGCTGCGGCCCGCGATCGAACGCGGAGAGTTCCGGCTCGACTATCAGCCGCTGGTCGGCATGTCGGACGGCCGGCTGCGCGGGGTGGAGGCCCTCGTCCGCTGGGATCACCCCCGGTTCGGGCTGCTGTCGCCGAATCGGTTCGTCGCGCTGGCCGAGGAGGACGGCTCGATCGTGCCGCTCGGCCGATGGATTCTGGCCACCGCCTGCCGCCAGGCACGGCAGTGGCAGGTGGACAATCCGGACGAACCGCCGCTGTTCGTCAGTGTTAACGTGGCGGTCCGTCAGGTATGGGACTCCGACCTGGTGGCGGACGTCGCGAAAGTCCTCGCCGAGACCGGACTCGCCCCGCATCTGCTCCAGTTGGAACTCACCGAGTCGGCCGTGATGGGGTCGGCGGGACGGCCGTTGCAGGCGTTGCAGGCGCTCAGCGACATGGGCGTGGGCATCGCCATCGACGACTTCGGCACCGGCTACTCCAACCTCGCCTACCTGAGCCGGCTGCCGGTGTCGGTGCTGAAGCTGGACGGCTCCTTCGTGCGCGGTTTCCAGTACGAGGGCGGCGGCGCCCCGAACCCGGCCGACGAGGTCGTCGTCGAGGCGATGATCGACCTCGCCCACCGGCTCGGGCTGACCGTGACCGCCGAGTGCGTGGAGACCTCCGCGCAGGCGACCCGGCTGCGCAGCATCGGCTGCGACACCGGGCAGGGCTGGCTGTACTCCCGTCCGGTGTCGCCGGACCGTATCTCGGAGCTGCTGAACACCGAGACCTACGCCGTCGGCAACCCGTAG